Proteins found in one Streptomyces sp. NBC_00461 genomic segment:
- a CDS encoding GntR family transcriptional regulator, with amino-acid sequence MDYPNDQAPGAPVRSGIPEHGRIPKYYAVKARIDRLVGELGEGGAIPTERDLSEEYGVARETVRQALRELVLEGKLRRQGRGTVVAGPKLEQPLSLASYTEGVRRQGRTPGRSLVTLDRFPCPDALAAETGLERGEPVWHLERVLLADDERIGLESTYVAASRVPRLDTDFAPDSSFYGYLLDRGIAFGDADERIETVLATPREALLVGTPPALPMLLIHRISRDTEGQPLERVRTLYRGDRFSFTAHLQG; translated from the coding sequence GTGGACTACCCGAACGACCAGGCCCCCGGCGCCCCCGTCCGCTCCGGCATCCCGGAACACGGCCGCATCCCGAAGTACTACGCGGTGAAGGCGCGCATCGACCGCCTCGTCGGTGAGCTGGGGGAGGGCGGCGCCATCCCCACCGAGCGCGACCTGTCGGAGGAGTACGGGGTCGCGCGGGAGACCGTACGACAGGCGCTGCGCGAGCTGGTGCTGGAGGGCAAGCTGCGCCGGCAGGGACGCGGCACCGTCGTCGCGGGCCCCAAGCTCGAACAGCCCCTCTCCCTCGCCAGCTACACCGAGGGCGTACGGCGGCAGGGTCGCACCCCCGGCCGCAGCCTCGTCACCCTCGACCGCTTCCCCTGCCCGGACGCGCTCGCCGCCGAGACCGGCCTCGAACGCGGCGAACCCGTCTGGCACCTGGAGCGCGTGCTGCTCGCGGACGACGAGCGGATCGGCCTGGAGAGCACCTACGTCGCCGCGTCCCGCGTCCCGCGCCTCGACACCGACTTCGCGCCCGACTCCTCCTTCTACGGCTACCTCCTCGACCGCGGCATCGCCTTCGGGGACGCCGACGAGCGGATCGAGACGGTGCTTGCCACGCCCCGCGAGGCCCTGCTCGTCGGGACCCCGCCGGCCCTTCCGATGCTGCTGATCCACCGGATCTCGCGGGACACCGAGGGGCAGCCGCTGGAGCGGGTGCGGACGCTGTACCGCGGGGACCGGTTCTCGTTCACCGCGCACCTCCAAGGCTGA
- a CDS encoding ROK family transcriptional regulator translates to MSGAAGSVGVTGATGVTEVAGVTGGVAGASWPVGANLPALRSHNMALVLDLLRTAGADGISRLELAERTGLTPQAVSKITARLRADGLAAEAGRRASTGGKPRTVLRLVPEAGCAVGLHLDRDELRAVLVDLTGAVVGERRTSLDLGAGPEAVVAAVAGETDALVGAVPGGLGAGSLLGAGVALPGPLDHARGVLHRVTGFPEWDGFPLRDALARRLGVPVVVDKDTNAAALRLAVEGEGGSFAYLYLGTGLGAGLVLGGTVHRGARTGAGEFGHQVVQLDGPLCGCGNRGCVEALCLTAVASGRVDEAARVLGTAAGNLVALLDIDLVLLGGRTITAAPEVFVRGVGTVLDERARRVGEPAVSVRVAAGGVAEGAAQLVLAPLFGRADG, encoded by the coding sequence ATGAGTGGGGCGGCAGGTTCAGTGGGAGTGACCGGAGCGACCGGAGTGACCGAGGTGGCTGGGGTGACCGGCGGGGTGGCCGGTGCGTCCTGGCCTGTCGGCGCGAATCTGCCGGCGCTGCGCAGCCACAACATGGCGCTCGTGCTCGACCTGCTGCGCACGGCCGGTGCGGACGGGATCAGCCGGCTCGAACTCGCCGAGCGGACCGGGCTGACCCCGCAGGCCGTCAGCAAGATCACCGCCCGGCTGCGGGCCGACGGGCTCGCTGCGGAGGCAGGCCGCCGCGCCTCGACCGGCGGCAAGCCCCGTACGGTCCTGCGGCTGGTGCCCGAGGCGGGGTGCGCGGTCGGGCTGCATCTGGACCGGGACGAACTACGGGCGGTGCTGGTCGATCTCACGGGTGCCGTGGTGGGGGAGCGGCGTACCTCGCTGGACCTGGGGGCGGGGCCGGAGGCCGTGGTGGCGGCGGTCGCGGGAGAGACGGACGCGCTGGTGGGCGCGGTGCCGGGCGGCCTGGGCGCCGGGTCCCTCCTCGGTGCCGGTGTCGCCCTGCCCGGTCCGCTCGACCACGCCCGCGGTGTTCTGCACCGGGTGACGGGATTCCCCGAGTGGGACGGCTTCCCGCTGCGGGACGCGCTCGCGCGGCGGCTCGGGGTGCCGGTCGTCGTGGACAAGGACACCAACGCGGCCGCGCTCCGGCTGGCCGTCGAGGGCGAGGGAGGGTCCTTCGCCTATCTGTATCTCGGTACGGGACTCGGTGCCGGGCTCGTCCTCGGCGGGACCGTGCACCGGGGCGCCCGCACCGGCGCCGGTGAGTTCGGGCACCAGGTCGTCCAGCTGGACGGACCGCTGTGCGGTTGCGGCAATCGCGGCTGCGTCGAGGCGCTGTGTCTGACCGCGGTGGCAAGCGGCCGGGTCGACGAGGCGGCACGCGTGCTCGGCACCGCGGCCGGCAACCTGGTCGCCCTGCTCGACATCGACCTCGTCCTCCTCGGCGGTCGCACCATCACCGCCGCCCCGGAGGTCTTCGTACGGGGGGTGGGCACCGTCCTCGACGAGCGTGCCCGGCGGGTGGGCGAGCCGGCGGTGTCGGTGCGGGTTGCCGCGGGTGGGGTCGCCGAGGGCGCGGCGCAGCTGGTGTTGGCACCGCTGTTCGGGCGGGCCGATGGCTGA
- a CDS encoding Gfo/Idh/MocA family oxidoreductase: MTRTPLRVGLIGYGLAGSVFHAPLIAATEGLALDTVVTSNPERQKQARTEFPDVGVAATPDELLDRAAELDLIVIASPNRTHVSLATAALKAGLPVVVDKPVAGTAAEARELAALAEERGLLLSVFQNRRWDNDFLTLRKLLAEGELGDVWRFESRFERWRPQTKGGWRESGDPAEIGGLLYDLGSHVVDQALVLFGPAAQVYAESDIRRPGAEADDDTFIAITHKSGVRSHLYVSATTAQLGPRFRVLGSRAGYVKYGLDPQEAALREGRRPGTATDWGTEAESLWGRVGAGESPLTGGGRPEPTLPGDYPAYYAAVTRALTDGGPNPVTAVEAATALDVLEAARRSARDQVAVTL, translated from the coding sequence ATGACTCGTACTCCTCTCCGTGTGGGCCTCATCGGCTACGGCCTCGCGGGCTCCGTCTTCCACGCGCCGCTGATCGCCGCCACCGAGGGTCTCGCTCTCGACACGGTGGTCACCTCGAACCCGGAGCGGCAGAAGCAGGCCCGCACCGAGTTTCCGGACGTGGGCGTGGCGGCGACCCCCGACGAGCTGCTCGACCGCGCCGCCGAGCTGGACCTGATCGTCATCGCGTCCCCGAACAGGACGCACGTCTCGCTGGCGACGGCCGCCCTGAAGGCCGGTCTCCCGGTGGTCGTGGACAAGCCCGTTGCCGGTACGGCGGCCGAGGCGCGCGAGTTGGCCGCCCTCGCCGAGGAGCGCGGCCTCCTCCTCTCCGTCTTCCAGAACCGCCGCTGGGACAACGACTTCCTGACCCTCCGCAAGCTGCTCGCCGAGGGCGAGTTGGGCGACGTATGGCGCTTCGAGTCCCGCTTCGAGCGGTGGCGCCCGCAGACCAAGGGCGGCTGGCGCGAGTCCGGCGACCCCGCAGAGATCGGAGGTCTGCTCTACGACCTCGGCAGCCATGTCGTCGACCAGGCGCTGGTCCTCTTCGGCCCGGCCGCGCAGGTGTACGCCGAGTCGGACATCCGCCGCCCGGGCGCGGAGGCCGACGACGACACGTTCATCGCGATCACGCACAAGAGCGGTGTGCGCTCCCACCTGTATGTCTCCGCGACGACCGCCCAACTCGGCCCGCGTTTCCGGGTGCTGGGCTCGCGGGCGGGTTACGTGAAGTACGGCCTCGACCCGCAGGAGGCGGCGCTGCGCGAGGGCAGGCGCCCGGGCACGGCAACCGACTGGGGCACGGAAGCGGAGTCCCTGTGGGGCCGTGTCGGTGCCGGTGAGTCCCCGCTGACCGGCGGTGGTCGCCCCGAGCCCACCCTCCCGGGCGACTACCCCGCGTACTATGCGGCCGTGACCAGGGCTCTCACCGACGGCGGTCCCAACCCGGTGACCGCTGTCGAGGCGGCCACCGCCCTCGACGTACTGGAGGCGGCCCGCCGTTCGGCCCGCGACCAAGTGGCGGTGACGCTGTGA
- a CDS encoding heme-degrading domain-containing protein has product MTRNQEITPKFHPELTPPLEELEAQERRLVFSQFTHDDAWALGSLLVELARERQAPVAVDIHRSGQQLFHAALAGSTPDNDAWIARKRRVVERYGSASYLVGARFRAKGSTFEDSSRLDPDVYAAHGGSFPINVLGVGVIGAVTVSGLPQLADHRLVVEALEEFLKR; this is encoded by the coding sequence GTGACGCGCAACCAGGAGATCACCCCGAAGTTCCACCCGGAACTCACCCCGCCCCTGGAGGAACTGGAGGCGCAGGAACGGCGCCTGGTCTTCAGCCAGTTCACCCACGACGACGCGTGGGCCCTGGGGTCGCTCCTCGTGGAGCTGGCCCGGGAACGCCAGGCGCCCGTCGCCGTCGACATCCACCGCTCGGGCCAGCAGCTCTTCCACGCCGCGCTCGCCGGCTCCACTCCCGACAACGACGCCTGGATCGCCCGCAAGCGTCGCGTGGTCGAGCGCTACGGCTCCGCCTCCTACCTGGTCGGCGCACGCTTCCGCGCCAAGGGCAGCACCTTCGAGGACTCCTCCCGCCTGGACCCGGACGTGTACGCGGCCCACGGTGGCTCCTTCCCGATCAACGTCCTCGGCGTGGGCGTGATCGGCGCGGTCACCGTGTCCGGCCTGCCGCAACTGGCGGACCACCGGCTCGTGGTGGAGGCGCTGGAGGAGTTCCTGAAGCGCTGA
- a CDS encoding LLM class F420-dependent oxidoreductase: MDSAPTGGTEPVSDTLKATVGRYGIWSVGLRSEDPSRRSELADAAAELEQLGYGAAWLGGSSAARHAAPLVAATSQLTVGTSIQSIWQYEATESAAAFAELESAHPGRFVLGLGVSHAKFADQYRRPYSALAAYLDALDGAGVPADRRVLAALGPKTLELARDHAAGSIPYLVTPEHTAYAREILGETPLLAPELKVVLETDPTRARTLARDYLAMYLALPNYTNNFLRHGFTEEDLAEGGSDRLVDAVFAWGDESRIRARIDTFFEAGADHVALQVVDGADRDSLPREAWRRLASLLS; encoded by the coding sequence ATGGACAGCGCACCGACCGGAGGGACCGAACCCGTGAGTGACACCTTGAAGGCAACCGTCGGCCGGTACGGCATCTGGAGCGTGGGTCTGCGCTCGGAGGACCCGTCCCGGCGCTCCGAACTGGCCGACGCCGCCGCGGAGTTGGAGCAACTCGGGTACGGTGCGGCCTGGCTGGGCGGCAGCAGCGCCGCCCGCCACGCCGCACCGCTCGTCGCAGCGACCTCGCAGCTCACCGTCGGCACCAGCATCCAGTCCATCTGGCAGTACGAGGCCACCGAGAGCGCGGCCGCCTTCGCCGAGCTGGAGTCGGCCCACCCCGGCCGTTTCGTCCTGGGCCTGGGTGTCAGCCATGCCAAGTTCGCGGACCAGTACCGGCGCCCGTACTCGGCCCTGGCCGCCTATCTCGACGCCCTGGACGGGGCCGGTGTCCCCGCCGACCGCCGCGTCCTCGCCGCCCTCGGCCCGAAGACCCTGGAGCTGGCCCGCGACCACGCGGCCGGCTCGATCCCGTACCTGGTCACCCCCGAACACACCGCCTACGCCCGCGAGATCCTGGGCGAGACCCCGCTCCTGGCCCCGGAGTTGAAGGTCGTCCTGGAAACGGACCCGACCCGGGCCCGCACCCTGGCCCGCGACTATCTGGCCATGTACCTGGCCCTCCCGAACTACACCAACAACTTCCTCCGCCACGGCTTCACCGAGGAGGACCTGGCGGAGGGCGGCAGCGACCGCCTGGTGGACGCGGTGTTCGCATGGGGAGACGAATCCCGGATCCGCGCCCGCATCGACACGTTCTTCGAAGCAGGCGCAGACCACGTGGCCCTCCAGGTGGTGGACGGCGCCGACCGCGATTCCCTTCCGCGCGAGGCCTGGCGCAGGCTGGCTTCCCTGCTCTCTTAG
- a CDS encoding fumarylacetoacetate hydrolase family protein encodes MKLLRVGTAGAEKPALLDAEGVLRDLSGVVADIDGALLADDEALGRIRSAADAGELPALDAAGLRVGPPLARIGKIVCIGLNYHDHARETGAEPPAEPVIFFKAADTVVGPHDTVLVPRGSVKTDWEVELAVVIGRTARYVESAQDALGHVAGYAVAHDVSEREFQIERGGTWDKGKNCETFNPLGPWLVTADEIADPQDLSLKLWVNGELKQDGTTAEQIFPVAEVVRYVSQFMTLYPGDVINTGTPAGVALGEPEPKPFLRAGDVVELEIEGLGRQRQEFKDA; translated from the coding sequence ATGAAGCTGCTGCGAGTCGGTACGGCGGGAGCGGAGAAGCCTGCGCTGCTGGACGCCGAGGGGGTGCTGCGGGACCTCTCCGGTGTCGTCGCGGACATCGACGGAGCGCTGCTCGCCGACGACGAGGCGCTGGGGCGGATCCGGTCCGCGGCCGATGCCGGCGAGCTGCCCGCGCTGGACGCGGCTGGGCTGCGGGTGGGGCCGCCTCTCGCGCGGATCGGCAAGATCGTGTGCATCGGGCTGAACTACCACGACCACGCCCGCGAGACCGGGGCCGAGCCGCCCGCCGAGCCGGTGATCTTCTTCAAGGCCGCGGACACGGTCGTCGGGCCCCACGACACGGTGCTGGTCCCGCGAGGGTCGGTGAAGACCGACTGGGAGGTCGAGCTGGCGGTCGTCATCGGGCGTACGGCCCGGTACGTGGAGTCGGCGCAGGACGCGCTCGGCCACGTCGCCGGGTACGCGGTGGCGCACGACGTGTCCGAGCGCGAGTTCCAGATCGAGCGGGGCGGGACCTGGGACAAGGGGAAGAACTGCGAGACGTTCAACCCGCTCGGGCCGTGGCTGGTGACCGCGGACGAGATCGCCGATCCGCAGGACCTGTCGCTGAAGCTGTGGGTCAACGGGGAGCTGAAGCAGGACGGGACCACGGCCGAGCAGATCTTCCCGGTGGCGGAAGTGGTGCGGTACGTCAGCCAGTTCATGACCCTGTACCCGGGCGATGTCATCAACACCGGTACGCCGGCGGGGGTCGCGCTGGGAGAGCCCGAGCCGAAGCCGTTCCTGCGGGCCGGGGATGTCGTGGAGCTGGAGATCGAGGGGCTCGGGCGGCAGCGGCAGGAGTTCAAGGACGCGTAG
- a CDS encoding YidC/Oxa1 family membrane protein insertase, translating to MSVFSVFADLVEHLADLLQPLFGATAAAAAIVLFTAFVRLLVHPLSRASARGQKARTALQPRITELRKKHAKEPEKLQKAVLELHAEEKVSPVSGCLPGLLQLPAFFLLYHLFSNTTIGGRSNGLLAHQLFAAPLAGRWADALGAGGAFGAAGLVYLALFALVAGVVTFNYLRTKRMMATNSPLPVGDGEQQVPGLGAVSKVMPFMSFFTLFTVAVVPLAAALYVVTSTTWSAVERAVLYR from the coding sequence ATGTCCGTCTTCTCCGTGTTCGCCGATCTGGTCGAGCACCTTGCCGACCTGCTCCAGCCGCTGTTCGGCGCCACCGCGGCCGCCGCCGCGATCGTCCTGTTCACCGCCTTCGTACGACTGCTCGTCCATCCCCTGTCCCGGGCGTCCGCGCGCGGACAGAAGGCCCGCACCGCCCTGCAGCCGAGGATCACCGAGCTGCGGAAGAAGCACGCGAAGGAACCCGAGAAGCTCCAGAAGGCGGTGCTGGAGCTGCACGCCGAGGAGAAGGTGTCGCCGGTGTCCGGGTGCCTGCCCGGGCTGCTGCAGCTGCCCGCCTTCTTTCTCCTCTACCACCTGTTCTCGAACACGACGATCGGCGGCCGGAGCAACGGTCTGCTCGCCCACCAGCTGTTCGCCGCCCCGCTCGCCGGACGGTGGGCCGACGCCCTGGGCGCCGGCGGGGCCTTCGGGGCGGCGGGGCTGGTCTATCTCGCGCTGTTCGCCCTGGTCGCCGGGGTCGTGACCTTCAACTACCTGCGTACGAAGCGGATGATGGCCACGAACAGCCCGCTTCCCGTGGGCGACGGCGAGCAGCAGGTGCCGGGGCTCGGAGCCGTGAGCAAGGTGATGCCGTTCATGTCCTTCTTCACGCTGTTCACGGTGGCCGTCGTGCCACTGGCCGCCGCGCTGTACGTGGTGACCAGTACGACGTGGAGCGCGGTGGAACGGGCCGTGCTCTACCGCTAG